The genomic window CGCCGCGTTTCCGAACGTCGGCATCGGCCTGCTCGGCGTCGCACTGGCGTTCGGGCTGACCGTGCTGACCATGGCGTACGCGATCGGGCACATCTCCGGCTGTCACCTCAATCCGGCGGTCTCCGTCGGCCTCTGGGCCGGAGGCCGTTTTCCCGTGAATCAACTGCTTCCGTACATCGTCTCGCAGGTCCTGGGAGCGGTCGCCGCGGGCGGGGTCCTGTACCTCATCGCAAGCGGCAAGGCCGGGTTCGACGTATCGGCCGGTTTCGCTTCCAACGGCTACGGCGCCCATTCGCCCGGGGGATATTCCCTGCTCGCCGCCCTGGTCACCGAGGTCGCCATGACCATGATGTTCCTGCTCATCATTCTCGGCGCGACCGACCCGCGCGCGCCCCAGGGCTTCGCGCCGATCGCGATCGGGCTTGGGCTCACCTTGATCCACCTGATCAGCATTCCCGTGACCAATACCTCCGTGAACCCCGCGCGCAGCACCGGCGTGGCGGTGTTTGTCGGGGGTTGGGCGGTTGACCAGTTGTGGCTTTTCTGGCTGGCCCCGCTGGTCGGCGGCCTCCTCGGCGCGGCCATCTACCGGTTCCTCGGCGGATCGGAAACGTGATCGAATGAGGGAAAGGGGGAACGTATGAGACCCGGGACGTGGAAGGCATTGTTGTGCATCGGCGCCTTGTGCCTGGCATCGCTGATGTCGGGCTGCGCCGGGATGGAGTTCGCACCGAAAAATGCGATCTGGTACTACCACCAGGAGCTGCCCGCCGCGGACCGTGCGGTGGAGGCGGCGAGATCGGCCGGGAAGGACAAGGAGTGCCCCGGGGATTTCCAGGCCGCCGAGAAGATGAAGAACGACGCCTACGAGATCTACTGGTCGTGCCGCACCCAGGAGGGGATCGCGAAGGCCAATGAGGCCACGGCCAAGGCGAAAGGCCTTTGCCCGATGAAGGCGGAAGCTCCCGCGCCTCCTCCTCCGCCACCCCCGCCGGAACCTCCTCCTCCTCCGCCGCCCCCGCCGCCTCCTCCGGCGGCGCCCTCCGTTTCCCTTTCGGCGAATCCGCCCGCCGTGGAACAGGGAAAATGCTCGACCCTGAACTGGTCCTCGGAGAACGCCTCCTCGGCGTCGATCGATCCGGGGGTTGGAGCGGTGATGCCGAGCGGCTCGCGGGAGGTGTGCCCGGGAGACACGACGCAGTACACGATCACGGCGAGGGGAGAGGGCGGTTCCAAAACCGCGACGACGACCGTCACCGTGAATCCCCCTCCGCCGCCCCCCCCGCCTCCAACGGTGGTCGATCGCCTGACGCTGCACATCAACTTTGACACGGCTAAATCCGACATCCGGAAAGCGGATCTCCCGGAGCTGGAGAAAGCGGTCGCGTTCGTGAAGAAGTACCCGGACTCCAAGGTCTCCGTGGAAGGGTACACGGACAGCCGGGGTGGCGACAAATACAACCTGGGCCTTTCCGAACGGAGAGCGCAGGCGGTGAAAAAGTACCTCGTGGACAAGGGCGAGAATGCCGACCGTATCGCGTCGGCGGGAAAAGGGAAGGCCAACCCCATC from bacterium includes these protein-coding regions:
- the aqpZ gene encoding aquaporin Z, with product MKKYGAEFLGTFWLVLGGCGSAVLAAAFPNVGIGLLGVALAFGLTVLTMAYAIGHISGCHLNPAVSVGLWAGGRFPVNQLLPYIVSQVLGAVAAGGVLYLIASGKAGFDVSAGFASNGYGAHSPGGYSLLAALVTEVAMTMMFLLIILGATDPRAPQGFAPIAIGLGLTLIHLISIPVTNTSVNPARSTGVAVFVGGWAVDQLWLFWLAPLVGGLLGAAIYRFLGGSET
- a CDS encoding OmpA family protein; protein product: MRPGTWKALLCIGALCLASLMSGCAGMEFAPKNAIWYYHQELPAADRAVEAARSAGKDKECPGDFQAAEKMKNDAYEIYWSCRTQEGIAKANEATAKAKGLCPMKAEAPAPPPPPPPPEPPPPPPPPPPPPAAPSVSLSANPPAVEQGKCSTLNWSSENASSASIDPGVGAVMPSGSREVCPGDTTQYTITARGEGGSKTATTTVTVNPPPPPPPPPTVVDRLTLHINFDTAKSDIRKADLPELEKAVAFVKKYPDSKVSVEGYTDSRGGDKYNLGLSERRAQAVKKYLVDKGENADRIASAGKGKANPIGDNKTEKGRFENRRVEILILSE